In Cellulomonas sp. JZ18, the DNA window GTGAAGCCGACGTCGTCCAGCGCCTGGAACACCTCGGCGCTCACGTGGTGCGCACCGTCCTCGTTGCCGACGACGGCGACGGCCGCCACCTTGCCGTACGTCAGCAGCCGGCCCTCGTCGTCCTGCTCGGACAGCTCGGCGTCCAGGCGCTCGAGCGCGCGCTTCGTGACGCTCGACGGCTGCCCCATCCAGATCGGCGTCGCGATCACGAGGATGTCGGCCGCCAGCATCTTCTCCCGGATCGCGGGCCACGCGTCGCCCTCGCCCATGTCCTTCTGCACGCCCGGGCGCACGTCGTGGTCGACGACGCGCACGACCTCGCCCGTCACCCCGTGCTCGCCGAGCGCGGCGAGCACCTGGCGGCCGAGGAGCTCCGAGCTGGACGGGGTCGGCGACGGCGTCAGCGTGCCGACGAGGACGAGCGCGGTCAGGTCCGGTGCGGAGGTCTGGGTCATGCGTCCACCCTGCGGCGCCGGACCGGGCCGCGCGACCGCAGCGGCCCGTGGGCCGGGCCCGCCGGCGCTGCTAGCGTGCCGGGCGGCCGGTCCGCGACGGGGCGTGCCGGGGCGTGCGACGGGGCGCGCGAGGGCGTGCGACGGGGGACGGATGGACGACGCGGTGGACCGGACGGACGAGCGGGCGGACGAGCACGACCTCGTGCTGCGGCTCGACGCGCCGGCGCGGGTGTGGACGGACGCCTTCCCCGTCGGCGGGGGGCGGATCGGGGCGATGGTGCACGGCGGCGCCGCGCACGAGCGGCTCCAGGTGAACGACGACACGTGCTGGTCCGGCGCCCCGGGCAGCCCCGTGCTCGCACCCCTCGCCGCCCCCGAGGGTCCCGCCGCCGTCCTCGCCGCCACCCGGCGCGCCCTCGCCGAGGGCGACGTCCCCGCCGCGGAGCGGCACGTGCGCCGCCTGCAGAGCGGGTACAGCGCGGCCAACCAGCCGCTCGTCGACCTGCTCCTGACGCACCCCGCGGCCGACGGCGCGGCCGCCTACCGCCGCGTGCTCGACCTCGCGGGCGGCGTCGCGACGACCACGTGGACCGCGGACGACGCGCGCCGGTGGCGCCAGGACGTGCTCGTCAGCCACCCCGACCGCGTCCTGCTGCTCGACCGGCGCACGCAGGACGCACGCACGCGGGACGCACGCGGGCAGGACGTCGCCGCGGTCGCGCTGACCTCGCCGCACCCCTGGGTCCGGCCGCCCGCGCCGCTGCCCGACGGGCGTCCCGGTCTCGTCGCGCTCGTCCGGATGCCCGCGCACGTGCTCCCGGACTACCTCGGCGTGCCCGACGCGGTCTCCTACGACGGGCCGGGCGTGCTGGCGGCCGTCGCCGTCGCGGTCGTGACGGACGGGTCGGCCGCCGTCACGGGCCCGGACGGGGACGCCCTGCCGCCGGACGCGTCCGGCGGCACCGCCGTGCGGGTCACCGGTGCCGGACGCGTGCGCGTGCTGCTCGCGACCGCGTCCGACCACCTGGTCGCGCAGGGACGCCTGCACGGCGACGCCGACCGGGTCGTCGCGGACGCGCTCGCGGACCTGACGGCCGCGCTCGCGGACCTCGACGCGGTCCCCGCGCGCCACGCCGCGGACCACCGCGCGCTCATGGGCCGCGTGCACCTCGACCTCGGCGCACCGGCGCCCGACGCGCCGCTCGACGCTCGTCTCGTGGCGCACGCGAGCGGCACGGCTGACCCGCACCTGGCCGTCCTGGCGTTCCAGCTGGGCCGGTACCTGACGGTCGCGGGCTCGCGGCCCGGCACGCTGCCCCTGCACCTGCAGGGCGTGTGGAACCCGCACGTGCAGCCGCCGTGGAACGCGAACTACACGATCAACATCAACACCGAGATGAACTACTGGCCGACGCTCGTCGGCGACCTCGCGGAGTGCCACGAGCCGCTGCTGTCGTGGCTCGACCGGCTCGCGGTGGCCGGGGAGCGCACCGCGCGCGAGCTGTACGGCGCGCGCGGGTGGGTGGCCCACCACAACAGCGACCCCTGGTGCTTCACGGCCCCGGTGGGTGCGGGGCAGGACAGCCCGAGCTGGTCCACCTGGCCGTTCGGCGGCGTGTGGCTGGCCCGGCACGTCCTGGACCACCACGACTGGACGGGCGACGACGAGGCGCTGCGCCGGCACTGGCCGGTGGTGCGCGGCGCCGCCCTGTTCGTGCTCGACTGGCTCGTCGAGCTGCCGGACGGGACGCTCGGGACGGCGCCGGCGACGAGCCCGGAGAACCAGTACCTGCTGCCCGACGGGACGGTCGCGAGCGTCGGCGTCTCGACCGCGTCGGACCTCGCCATGGCCCGTGACCTGCTCGAGCACGTGCGCCGCCTGGCACCGGTGGCCGGCGACCACGACGAGGACCTGCGCGCGGCCGTGGACGGCGCGCTCGAACGGGTCCCCACCGAGCGCGTCGCCCCCGACGGCCGGCTGGCCGAGTGGTCCCGCGACGTCCCCGACGCGGAGCCCGAGCACCGCCACCAGTCGCACCTGTACCGGGTGTTCCCGGGGACGTCGATCGACCCGGACGCGTCGCCGGCGCTGGCCGCGGCCGCCCGGCGCACGCTCGACGCGCGGGGCCCGGACTCGACCGGCTGGTCCCTGGCGTGGCGCCTGGCGCTGCGGGCCCGGCTGCGCGACCCGCAGGGCGTCGCGGAGCTCGTCGACGCCTTCCTGAACCCGGTGGACGCGGACCTCGCCCGTGCGGTCGGCGCCACCCGCGCCGGCCCCGCGCCCCGCCACGTCGGCGGGGTCTACCGGGGGCTGCTGTGCGCGCACCCGCCGTTCCAGGTGGACGGGAACCTCGGTTTCACCGCCGGTGTGGCGGAGGCGCTCGTGCAGGCCCACCGGCTGGGTGCCGACGGCGTGCGCGAGGTGCACCTGCTGCCGGCGCTGCCCGCGGCGTGGGCGGACGGCCGGGTGCGGGGTCTGCGCCTGCGCGGCGGGCTGCGCGTGGACGACCTCGTGTGGCGGGCCGGACGCGTGGTCGACGCGGTGCTGCGTGCCGACCGGCCCGCGGTGGTCGACGTCCGGTCCGGCACGGACCCGGCCCGTCGTCAGCTCGCGCTCCCGGCCGGCACGCCCGTGCGGCTCCCGCGGCCCTGACGGCGACGTCCGGCGCCCGGACGCGTCCGCCGGGTCGCCGGCCCGGTGGGGAGGGGGCGTCAGTCCGCGCGGTGCGGCGCGGTCGACTCGCGCACGACCAGCTCGGTCGCGAGGTCGATGCGCAGGTTCGCCGGGTGCTCGCCCGCGGCGAGGCTGAGCAGCATCTGCGTGGCGGTCGCGGCCATCTCGCGCAGCGGCTGGCGCACGGTGGTCAGCGACGGCCCGAGCCACTGCGCGAGCGGGATGTCGTCGTAGCCGACCACCGACAGGTCGTCGGGGATGCTGAGGCCGAGCTCGCGGGCGGCGCGCATGACGCCGAGCGACTGGTAGTCCGACCCGGCGAAGATCGCCGTCGGGCGGTCGGGCCGCGACAGCAGGTCGATGCCGTGCGTGTACCCGCCGAGGACGTGGAAGTCGCCCCACCGGGTGAGTGCCGGGTCCGGCCGGATGCCGGCCTCCTCGAGCGCGCTGCGGTACCCGTCGACGCGCGCGCGGCTGCACAGCACGTCGGCGGGCCCGGCGATGACGCCGATGCGCCGGTGCCCGAGCGCGAGCAGGTGCCGGGTGGCGATCAGCCCGCCGTTCCAGTTGTTGGAGCCGACGGTGGGCACGCCGGCCGGCGGCTCGCCCCACGTGTCGACGACGACGAACGGGATCGACCGCGACTCGAGCTGGTGGCGCTGCGTGACGTCGAGGGACGAGAGGACGAGCAGCACGCCGAGCGGCCGGCGGGCGAGGATGTCGTCGATGAGCTCCTGCTGCGGCCGGTGCGACCCGCCGAGCTCGGACAGCACGACACCCACCCGGCGCGCCGACGCCGCGTCCTCGACGCCCTTGATGACCTCCTGCGCCCACGCGTTGTCGAGCTCGTGGAAGACGAGGTCGATGAGCGAGGGGTCGGTCGACGTGCGGGCGCGCCGGCGCTTGTAGCTGTGCTCCTCGAGGATCGCCTCGACCCGGGCGCGGGTGGCGGGGGCGACGTCGGCGCGGCCGTTGAGCACCTTCGAGACGGTGGGGACGGAGACGCCCGCGAGGGCGGCGACGTCCGCGATGGTGACGGCGCGCGTGAGGTCGGTCGGGTCGGTCGGTGCCGGCACCGCGCCCCCTTCGGTCAGGGCTGCTGGAGCCTTGCGCGGGTCCGGCGCAGCCGTTGCGCAAGTTTCGGCTGACGGTAGCACCCGTCCCGCGGCAGCGGCATCACCCGGTCGAATCCCCCGAAGGTCTCGGTTCGGTCACCGACCTTGACGGGTGTGCAAACGCTTGCCTAGGTTGTCGCCACAGGATTTCGGGCAACATGCCGAAAGTTTCCGATAACCACGAGGATGTGGGGTTGAGCCAATGGCGGCGCAGCAGGAGGACGTGCGACCGGTCGGCGCGCAGGACGCCGTGACCGGTCGGGCGCAGGACGGGGCGACCACCGTCGCCGCCGACCGCGCCGCGCGTCGCCGGGCCCGGGTGGAGCGGCTGGTGGCCGAGATGACCGCCGAGGAGAAGGTCGCCCAGCTCGTCGGCCTCTGGGTGGGGGCCGACGCCTCCGGGGGCGGCGTCGCCCCGCACCAGGCCGACATGAGCGGCAGCATCCCCGCGTTCGAGGACGTCATCGCCCACGGCCTCGGCCAGCTCACGCGCCCGTTCGGCACGGCTCCCGTCGACCCGGTCGTCGCCGCCCGCTCGCTGGCCGCCTCGCAGCGCCAGGTCGTCGCCGCCAACCGCTTCGGCGTCCCCGCCCAGGTGCACGAGGAGTGCCTCACCGGCTTCGCCGCCTGGCAGGCGACCACCTACCCGACGCCGCTCGCCTGGGGCGCCTCCTTCGACCCGGCGCTCGTCGAGGAGATGGCCCGCCGCATCGGCGAGACGATGCGCGCCGCAGGCGTCCACCAGGGGCTCGCGCCCGTCCTCGACGTCACGCGCGACTACCGCTGGGGCCGCACCGAGGAGACCATCGGCGAGGACCCGTACCTCGTCGGCGAGCTCGGGGCGGCGTACGTCCGCGGGCTCGAGGGCGCGGGCGTCGTGGCGACGCTCAAGCACTTCGCCGGCTACTCCGCCTCGCGCGCCGGCCGCAACCTCGCGCCCGTGTCGATGGGTCCGGTCGAGCTCGCCGACGTCATCCTCCCGCCGTTCGAGACCGCGCTGCGGCACGGCGGCGCCCGCTCGGTGATGCACTCCTACGCCGAGATCGACGGCGTCCCGTCCGCCGCGGACGAGTGGCTGCTCACCGACCTGCTGCGCGGCCGCTGGGGCTTCGAGGGCACGGTCGTCGCCGACTACTTCGGCATCGCGTTCCTGCAGCGCCTGCACGGCGTCGCCGGTTCCCTCGGCGAGGCGGCGCACCTCGCGCTGCGCGCCGGCGTGGACGTCGAGCTGCCGTCCGTGGACGCCTACGGCGCCCCGCTGCTCGCGGCCCTGCGCGACGGCACGGTCGACGAGGCGCTCGTCGACCGGGCGCTGCGCCGCGTGCTGGACCAGAAGGCCGAGCTCGGCCTGCTCGACGAGGACTGGGACCCGACGCCGCCGGCGGGGGACGCGGTCGTCCTCGACGACCCGGTGGGCCGCGACGTCGCCCTGCGCCTGGCCCGCGAGTCCGTCGTGCTGCTCGAGAACCGCGACGGCGTGCTGCCGCTCGCGCACGGTGCGCGCGTCGCCGTGGTCGGCCCGCTCGCCGACGACCCCATGGCGATGCTCGGCTGCTACACGTTCCCCGCGCACGTCGGCGCGCAGCACCCCGACGTGCCCATGGGCGTCGACGTCCCGAGCGTGCTGGCCGCGCTGCGCGAGCGCCTCGGGGACGTGCCGACCGCCCGCGGCTGCGACATCGAGTCCGACGACCGCTCCGGCTTCGACGAGGCCGTCGCCGTGGCGCGCGACGCCGACGTGGTCGTCGTCGCGGTCGGCGACCGGGCCGGCCTGTTCGGCCGCGGCACCTCCGGCGAGGGCTGCGACGCCACCGACCTGCACCTGCCCGGGCAGCAGGGTGACCTGGTGCGCGCCGTCCTCGCGACCGGCACCCCGGTCGTCCTCGTGCTCCTCACCGGCCGCCCCTACGCGGTCGGCGACCTCGCCGAGGGCGCGGCCGCGGTCGTGCAGGCGTTCTTCCCCGGCCAGCTCGGCGGGCAGGCGCTCGCCGAGGTGCTGACCGGGCACGTGGCGCCGTCCGGCCGCCTGCCGGTGAGCATGCCGCGCGACCCGTCGGGGCAGCCGGGCACCTACCTGTCGCAGAAGCTCGGGCAGCGCTCGGGCGTCTCCGACGTCGACCCCACGCCGCTGTACGCGTTCGGCCACGGCCTGACGTACACGACGTTCGCCTGGTCCGGCGCCCGTGCGCTCGACGGCGACGTCTGGCCCGTCGACGGCGAGACGCGCGTCGCGGTGGACGTCCGCAACGACGGCGAGCGCGCCGGCACCGAGGTCGTCCAGCTGTACCTGCACGACCCGGTGGCCTCGATGGTCCGCCCGGTCGTCCGCCTCGTCGGCCACGCGCGCGTCGACCTCGAGCCGGGGCAGAGCGTCACGGTCGAGATGACGGTGCACGCCGACCTGGCGTCGTTCACGCGCCGCGACGGCACCCGCGTCGTCGAGCCCGGCGACGTCGAGCTGCGTCTCGCGCGGTCCAGCGCGGACGCCGAGCACGCCGTCCGGCTCCGCATGGACGGACCTGTCCGGACGGTCGGCGACGACCGTCACCTCCTGAGCACCGCACGCGTGCTCACGTCCCCCGGAGGGCGGTGACCTCATGACCGTGCACGACCCCCTGCCCGCGGGGCAGACGACGTCGACGACGCCCACGGGCGGAGGCGGCAGCACGGCGACGGCGGCGACGCTCGGCATGGCCGCCGGCGCCGCCACCGCGGGCCGGCGCCGGTTCGGCCGGAGCCGTCGTCAGCAGGGCGCCGCCCCGACGTCGTGGCGCAAGGCCCTGCGGCGCGACTGGCAGCTGTACTCGCTGCTGATCCTGCCGCTCGTGTTCTTCGCGGTCTTCCGCTACCTGCCGATGATCGGGAACGTCATCGCGTTCCGCCGGTTCCGGCCCGGCGGCTCGATCTTCGGCGAGGAGTGGGTGGGCCTGCACTACGTGCGGATGTTCATCCAGGACCAGACCTTCTGGAACGTCTTCCAGAACACGCTGATCCTCGGCGTGCTGAGCCTCGTGATCATCTTCCCGCTGCCGATCGTCCTGGCGCTCATGCTCAACGAGCTGCGCTCGCAGCGGTTCAAGCGGATCATCCAGACGATCTCCTACCTGCCGCACTTCATGTCGATCGTCATCGTCGCGGGCCTGGTGTTCCAGCTCACCGCGATGCGCGGCACGATCAACCAGGTCATCACCGCGGTCGGTGGCGACGCGATCTCGTTCATGCAGCTGCCGGAGTGGTTCCGGACGGTCTACATCGGCTCCGAGATCTGGCAGACGGTGGGCTGGGGCACGATCCTCTACCTCGCCGCCCTGTCGACGATCGACCCGCAGCTGTACGAGGCCGCGCGCATCGACGGCGCGAACCGCTGGCGCCAGACCTGGCACGTCACGCTGCCCGGCATCCGCCCGACGATGGTCGTGCTGCTCATCCTCAACATCGGCTCGTTCATGGCGGTCGGGTTCGAGAAGATCCTGCTCCTCTACAACCCCTTGCTGTACCCGACGGCGGACGTCATCGCGACGTACCTGTACCGCGTCGGCATCGGGTCGAGCCAGTTCTCCTACGCGACGGCCATCGGTCTGTTCGAGGCCCTCATCGGCCTCACCCTCGTCCTGTCCGCCAACGCGATCTCGCGCCGAGTGGTGGGAGCCTCCCTGTGGTGACCGTCGACGACGTCACGCGCCTCGACGAGCGGCTGACGAAGCCGACCGTCCGGGCCGTCAAGGACACGCGCGCCT includes these proteins:
- a CDS encoding sugar ABC transporter permease produces the protein MAAGAATAGRRRFGRSRRQQGAAPTSWRKALRRDWQLYSLLILPLVFFAVFRYLPMIGNVIAFRRFRPGGSIFGEEWVGLHYVRMFIQDQTFWNVFQNTLILGVLSLVIIFPLPIVLALMLNELRSQRFKRIIQTISYLPHFMSIVIVAGLVFQLTAMRGTINQVITAVGGDAISFMQLPEWFRTVYIGSEIWQTVGWGTILYLAALSTIDPQLYEAARIDGANRWRQTWHVTLPGIRPTMVVLLILNIGSFMAVGFEKILLLYNPLLYPTADVIATYLYRVGIGSSQFSYATAIGLFEALIGLTLVLSANAISRRVVGASLW
- a CDS encoding LacI family DNA-binding transcriptional regulator translates to MPAPTDPTDLTRAVTIADVAALAGVSVPTVSKVLNGRADVAPATRARVEAILEEHSYKRRRARTSTDPSLIDLVFHELDNAWAQEVIKGVEDAASARRVGVVLSELGGSHRPQQELIDDILARRPLGVLLVLSSLDVTQRHQLESRSIPFVVVDTWGEPPAGVPTVGSNNWNGGLIATRHLLALGHRRIGVIAGPADVLCSRARVDGYRSALEEAGIRPDPALTRWGDFHVLGGYTHGIDLLSRPDRPTAIFAGSDYQSLGVMRAARELGLSIPDDLSVVGYDDIPLAQWLGPSLTTVRQPLREMAATATQMLLSLAAGEHPANLRIDLATELVVRESTAPHRAD
- a CDS encoding glycoside hydrolase N-terminal domain-containing protein; the protein is MDDAVDRTDERADEHDLVLRLDAPARVWTDAFPVGGGRIGAMVHGGAAHERLQVNDDTCWSGAPGSPVLAPLAAPEGPAAVLAATRRALAEGDVPAAERHVRRLQSGYSAANQPLVDLLLTHPAADGAAAYRRVLDLAGGVATTTWTADDARRWRQDVLVSHPDRVLLLDRRTQDARTRDARGQDVAAVALTSPHPWVRPPAPLPDGRPGLVALVRMPAHVLPDYLGVPDAVSYDGPGVLAAVAVAVVTDGSAAVTGPDGDALPPDASGGTAVRVTGAGRVRVLLATASDHLVAQGRLHGDADRVVADALADLTAALADLDAVPARHAADHRALMGRVHLDLGAPAPDAPLDARLVAHASGTADPHLAVLAFQLGRYLTVAGSRPGTLPLHLQGVWNPHVQPPWNANYTININTEMNYWPTLVGDLAECHEPLLSWLDRLAVAGERTARELYGARGWVAHHNSDPWCFTAPVGAGQDSPSWSTWPFGGVWLARHVLDHHDWTGDDEALRRHWPVVRGAALFVLDWLVELPDGTLGTAPATSPENQYLLPDGTVASVGVSTASDLAMARDLLEHVRRLAPVAGDHDEDLRAAVDGALERVPTERVAPDGRLAEWSRDVPDAEPEHRHQSHLYRVFPGTSIDPDASPALAAAARRTLDARGPDSTGWSLAWRLALRARLRDPQGVAELVDAFLNPVDADLARAVGATRAGPAPRHVGGVYRGLLCAHPPFQVDGNLGFTAGVAEALVQAHRLGADGVREVHLLPALPAAWADGRVRGLRLRGGLRVDDLVWRAGRVVDAVLRADRPAVVDVRSGTDPARRQLALPAGTPVRLPRP
- a CDS encoding flavodoxin family protein — its product is MTQTSAPDLTALVLVGTLTPSPTPSSSELLGRQVLAALGEHGVTGEVVRVVDHDVRPGVQKDMGEGDAWPAIREKMLAADILVIATPIWMGQPSSVTKRALERLDAELSEQDDEGRLLTYGKVAAVAVVGNEDGAHHVSAEVFQALDDVGFTIPAAAVTYWVGEAMGSTDYQDLDETPQTVTTTTRTLAANTAHLARLLRQRPYPPAS
- a CDS encoding glycoside hydrolase family 3 N-terminal domain-containing protein, producing the protein MAAQQEDVRPVGAQDAVTGRAQDGATTVAADRAARRRARVERLVAEMTAEEKVAQLVGLWVGADASGGGVAPHQADMSGSIPAFEDVIAHGLGQLTRPFGTAPVDPVVAARSLAASQRQVVAANRFGVPAQVHEECLTGFAAWQATTYPTPLAWGASFDPALVEEMARRIGETMRAAGVHQGLAPVLDVTRDYRWGRTEETIGEDPYLVGELGAAYVRGLEGAGVVATLKHFAGYSASRAGRNLAPVSMGPVELADVILPPFETALRHGGARSVMHSYAEIDGVPSAADEWLLTDLLRGRWGFEGTVVADYFGIAFLQRLHGVAGSLGEAAHLALRAGVDVELPSVDAYGAPLLAALRDGTVDEALVDRALRRVLDQKAELGLLDEDWDPTPPAGDAVVLDDPVGRDVALRLARESVVLLENRDGVLPLAHGARVAVVGPLADDPMAMLGCYTFPAHVGAQHPDVPMGVDVPSVLAALRERLGDVPTARGCDIESDDRSGFDEAVAVARDADVVVVAVGDRAGLFGRGTSGEGCDATDLHLPGQQGDLVRAVLATGTPVVLVLLTGRPYAVGDLAEGAAAVVQAFFPGQLGGQALAEVLTGHVAPSGRLPVSMPRDPSGQPGTYLSQKLGQRSGVSDVDPTPLYAFGHGLTYTTFAWSGARALDGDVWPVDGETRVAVDVRNDGERAGTEVVQLYLHDPVASMVRPVVRLVGHARVDLEPGQSVTVEMTVHADLASFTRRDGTRVVEPGDVELRLARSSADAEHAVRLRMDGPVRTVGDDRHLLSTARVLTSPGGR